One region of Chelonoidis abingdonii isolate Lonesome George chromosome 14, CheloAbing_2.0, whole genome shotgun sequence genomic DNA includes:
- the LOC116822013 gene encoding olfactory receptor 6P1-like: protein MKKENQSSVQEFILLGFPTALKEVQILLFLIFLLIYMLTLVENVVIIVTVRVSYPLHKPMYLFLSSLSFLEIWYITVTVPKILLDLLRGSQHISFLGCMAQLYFFIALACTECVLLAVMAYDRYVAICIPLRYSAIMTHGLCFCLVSGSWVSGFTGSMLKVIFISHLTFCGSVINHFFCDISPLLNLACTDMSLVERVDFILALIMILLPLLVVVASYACIVATVARIPMAQGRWKAFSTCTSHLVVVIIFYSTTLFTYARPRAMYAFDSNKLVSMLYTVIVPFINPIIYCLRNQDVKKALRKIIRGRSKPENNVPGSQIG, encoded by the coding sequence ATGAAGAAGGAAAACCAGAGCAGTGTCCAGgaattcatcctcctgggattCCCCACTGCCCTGAAGGAAGTGCAGATCCtgctcttcctcatcttcctcctcatctACATGCTGACGCTTGTGGAGAATGTGGTTATTATTGTGACGGTCCGGGTGAGCTACCCCCTCCACAAGCCTATGTACCTCTTCCTAAGCAGCCTCTCTTTCCTGGAGATCTGGTACATCACCGTCACAGTGCCTAAGATACTGCTCGACTTACTGAGAGGAAGCCAGCACATTTCCTTCCTGGGATGCATGGCCCAGCTCTACTTTTTCATTGCTCTGGCCTGCACCGAGTGTGTCCTTTTGGCTGTCATGGCCTATGACCGCTATGTGGCCATCTGTATCCCCTTGCGTTACTCGGCCATTATGACCCATGGGCTCTGCTTCTGCTTGGTGTCTGGGTCATGGGTGAGTGGCTTTACCGGCTCCATGCTCAAGGTCATCTTCATCTCCCACTTGACCTTCTGTGGCTCAGTCATCAATCACTTTTTCTGTGACATCTCACCTCTGCTAAACCTGGCCTGCACGGACATGTCATTGGTGGAGAGGGTGGACTTTATCCTGGCCTTGATCATGATCCTACTGCCACTTCTTGTGGTGGTGGCCTCTTATGCTTGCATAGTGGCCACCGTTGCACGGATCCCCATGGCTCAGGGCAGATggaaagccttctccacctgcacctctcaTCTGGTGGTGGTGATCATCTTCTACTCCACCACCCTCTTCACCTACGCCCGGCCCAGGGCCATGTATGCCTTTGACTCCAATAAGTTGGTGTCCATGCTCTACACGGTCATAGTACCCTTCATCAACCCCATCATTTACTGCCTGAGGAACCAGGATGTCAAAAAGGCCCTcagaaaaattattaggggcagAAGTAAACCAGAAAATAATGTTCCTGGGTCTCAGATAGGTTAA
- the LOC116829098 gene encoding olfactory receptor 6A2-like has protein sequence MEMRNQTSDTEFILLGFPVAPHLQLLFLMSFLIAYILVVLENVIMIIMMIRVNCHLHCPTYFFLSSLSFLEILYVTVTMPKTMVNFVSGSKRISFIGCLTQLYFFLGLGNTECILLAVMAYDRYVAICNPVHYPAIVSQDLCIHLAAGSWLCGFFIFAWKVFLISQLMYCGPNVINHFFCDVSPLLNLTCTDMIQAALADFVADLFILLIPLSVIILSYAYIISTILHIPSTQGHQKAFSTCTSHLSVVVIFYAASIFIYIRPQGLPSHNTNKIVSALYAIVPLFNPIIYCLRNKEVKEALKKTLNSKGVQLQKHQYT, from the coding sequence ATGGAGATGAGAAATCAAACCAGTGACACAGAATTCATTCTCCTAGGGTTCCCCGTAGCTCCTCATCTGCAGCTCCTCTTCCTCATGAGCTTTCTCATTGCCTACATCTTAGTAGTGCTGGAAAATGTCATCATGATCATCATGATGATCCGGGTGAACTGTCACCTCCACTGCCCCACGTACTTCTTCCTAAGTAGCCTGTCCTTCCTGGAAATCTTGTACGTTACAGTCACCATGCCGAAGACTATGGTCAACTTCGTGTCAGGGAGCAAACGCATTTCCTTCATAGGCTGTTTGACACAGCTCTATTTCTTCCTCGGCTTGGGGAACACTGAGTGCATACTTCTAGCCGTCATGGCCTATGACCGGTATGTTGCCATCTGCAACCCAGTTCATTACCCAGCCATTGTGAGCCAGGATTTATGTATCCACCTGGCAGCTGGGTCCTGGCTCTGCGGCTTCTTCATCTTTGCATGGAAGGTGTTTCTTATATCTCAACTGATGTACTGTGGTCCCAATGTCatcaaccatttcttctgtgacgtGTCCCCCCTCTTGAACTTAACCTGCACAGACATGATCCAGGCAGCACTGGCAGATTTTGTTGCTGACCTGTTTATCTTGCTGATTCCCCTCTCTGTAATAATCCTTTCCTATGCTTATATCATCTCCACCATTCTCCACATCCCTTCCACACAGGGCCATCAGAAAGCATTCTCCACTTGCACGTCACACCTCAGTGTGGTTGTTATCTTCTATGCTGCCAGCATTTTCATCTACATTCGGCCCCAGGGCCTTCCATCCCACAACACCAACAAAATTGTTTctgctctctatgccattgttCCCCTTTTCAACCCCATCATCTATTgtctgaggaacaaggaggtcAAAGAGGCCCTGAAGAAGACTTTAAACAGCAAAGGAGTTCAGCTACAGAAACATCAGTACACTTAG